The Oncorhynchus clarkii lewisi isolate Uvic-CL-2024 unplaced genomic scaffold, UVic_Ocla_1.0 unplaced_contig_1469_pilon_pilon, whole genome shotgun sequence region TTTCAGCACTTCTAGGAGGGGGGAGACGTTTCTCTTTCTGAGGTCTATGGACCAGACTGCAGGACTGGCTGACTGGTAAACTGGCTGTAATACTGGAAGGACACTCCTGCCTGTTTGAGTCTCATAGTCCTTCACATGCGAGTACAGATCCAGCAGGAAATCACATTTCTGATTGTTATAAACTTCAGACAGTGACAACACTTTCTCTACAGCTGTTTGTATGGTTCCTCTCTCATGGAGAGCTGCTTGAAGACACAGATTCAGTAGgaatgtcttctctctctttgtcctctccaGATTATCCTTCAGCGGAGGAAATCTGAACAAACAGTTTAAAACACAGATGATATACAGGTGAGTGACGAGGACTGATATGAGTAACAGGGTTGGGGAACTGAAAACTAATAGCACCGTATGACTCCATCTTTTAAAACAATACAACTATGAATTGGAATTTTGTTCAATTTCAATTCCTACTGAATTAGAGTTTCTACAGCTTCTTCACATGTTAATGTATTAACAAGATAAAGACAGTGTAAAACATGAATACTATCTACACCAGGTCAGTGATATATGGACTCTTGTTGGATAAACTCACTCACCTCAGCTGTGAGATGTAGGGCAAACACTGAAGGACACTCCTCACTTCACTCTCTTCATCTGACCAGCCCTTCAGCTCTACTGGTTTCTTCTCTGGTTGGAGTTTCAGCACTTCTAGGAGGAGGGAGGCCTTTCTCTCTGagaggtctatggaccagacTGCAGAAGCTGACTGATAAAGTGGGTTCAATGAGGGAAGGATACTCCTGGCTGTTTGATTCCTATTGTACTTCACATGAGAGTACAGATCCAGCAGGATGTCATATCTCTCAGTTTGATACACAGAGAACTGTGACAGCAGTGTGTTCACAGTTCTATGGATTGTTTCTCTGTGATCTAGTGCTGCTTGTAGACACAAATCTAGTAGGACTGCTTTCTCTTCTGTCTCCAGTTTTTCAGGGGATCCTCTCTGATGTTGTAGATGGGTAAACCTGTGACCCATAAAACATAAGAATGTCTATGTTCAGATAGTAGCAGGGAGAATGTGACTGCTGCCTCTTTAATGGACTGAATACTGTTGTCATGTCAAAAAATTTTAAGTATTCTAGAacgcagactttactgtagttaaaaaactttacagaaatctatagtaagtactgtagtctATAGTAAAGATCGAGGAATACTAGTGTGTGGTATAGTAATCTACAGTGTACcacagtttactacagaattctatagtaagtactgtagtattctaagTGTTATTATTTATTCATATTGGCACTCACCTGAGCTTGTTGATATTTGGTAGACACTTTAAAATGGTTTTGCTGAGAGCTTCACTGAGAACAGTTCTCTGATCCCAGTGTAGACAGAGATTAACCCTCTCTAGACTCTGCTTCATCACTTCTTCTGCTCTCTCAAACACTCGTCTTTCACCCTGGACTGGAAGGTGCAACTCCTTTCCACGGAGACCAAGTAAAGTGGTGAAATCCATCTGTGTCTCACTGCTCAGCAAAGTTGTCCAGAGTTGATAGAGCATTGAGGGGTCAGATGAATCATCAGAGGATGGTTTTTAAATAATAGATTATACATTTGATTATATTTCATAGTAACGGAAACGGAAGTGCTTATAATTCAGTATCTGAATAGAAGAGAAAataagatatatttttttaaagatgggTTGCTTCATCCCAATGCATCTTTCTTTTACTGGTTAATTGGCAACAAACTGGTGAATTAGATAACACAAATATTACCCAAGATGTCTGACATTCTTCAGAGAGCCCAGTATCAGCCTTACTCCTTGGTCTGACACAGTGCAGCCGTTCAGGTCCAAGCCAACTTTTCTCTCTGCAGACTGACTGGTCACATAAGAGACTGCACAGCACTGGTGAGGATCCAGATGTTCTCCACTCAGGTCTAGATGATAGTCCAGTTTGTCCAGGAGAAGCAGACAGGCCTCAGTAGACTGATATTCATACAAGCACTGACACAAAAACAGAAGATCTTTCTCAGACTCGGGAGCACCACCTTCTGCATGATCTTGGTTTGTTTGAGATGGAAGAAATGTGTTCACCACTTCCTTGAAGAACCAATCTGATGTCTTCTTGATCTGTTCAGCTGGAACTAGACTGTTTACCAATCTAGTATTCCTCTCATTCAGAAGCCCACACAGGAAAGGAATTAAGTGTTTTGTGTGTTTCCATTCTTCAGTCGGGCACTTCTCGAGAACCTCTCTGATTTTGTCTGGATTCTGTAAGAGCCAAAGGGCACCAAAGAACTCCTGCATTGTGTAGTGGAGAAACGCAGAGCAAGTGTCTGATGCAGTGGGCTCAACCTTAACCATAAATGCCCCCAAGAAGGCAAAATGGACACTGCCTTCTTCACAACTCAGTGTTGTCAAGTTCATGTTTTTCTCATTTGTTGCATCAAAAGCAATTTCTGCCAAAGACAATATTTTCTCTCTGTTTTTTATGAGACACTTGTTGTGATCTTCCAGTCGTTTGCCACTATGTTTTTGGATGCAGTGACGGAGGATGTTGATGTACATCTTAGTTGTAGAACATGGCTGCTTAGAATCCGCTAGGGTAGAATAATAACTACAAGCAACAACCATTAGTGCGTACATTGGGACATGGCACAGACTGAACAACTCTAGGTTGTTTAACACACTGCTCAAGGAGTCAGGCTCAGCACTCAGCATCTGTGTTAAATAAGCCCTGATGGATTCATCACTGAACCCTTTCACCTCCACTCTGAACCAGTCTGTGGGCCAGTCTGTCAGGAAGTCTTCCGATTGATCTGGTCTGCATGTGGTCACAATCTTTGCGTCAGGGAGGAGGTTCTCCGCAAGGTCCTTTACTAccgacagagaggagaggtctgTGATTCCATCAAATATGATGACAACGTTTTCAGAGTTCTTCTTAATATCCTGTAACACTTCTTCTTTACTTTCGTTTGGCTCACTGTACATGTTAAAGAGAAGGTCCTCCAGGCTCATGGGTTTTCTGTGTGAAATGTCTCTCACgtcaaaataaaacatgtaatctAGTTCTCTGTGATCTTTCTCTGCCCAGAGGTTCAACATTTGATGGGCGACTGTTGTTTTTCCAATTCCAGGCTTTCCAAAAAGGAGGATTTTTTCATGTGTTTTAAGCAGCTCAGTAGGGGATGTTTCCTGTTTGGCCTGTTTGCTGTTTGGGATGAAGCTCTTTAGTTTTTTAGGCCGAGCTTTCTTGCATCTTTTGCTTTTCACTTTAATTTTAGAGTCAGATGAATGCACATGTGTATCTAACACAAGAGGGGTGTAAGAGAAAGTCCCCCCATTTCTACATCTATCTGGTAGGAGACTACAGCTATGATTCCATGCACCCTCTGTGATCTTCCGTGCTTTACATTTCAGCTGTGTCTGATATCCGTGACAGGGTTTTGAACCTAAAATAAGGGTATTAAGGGAAGAGAGAGTAAATGCACTGTGCCAACAAATCAAAGCCAATCTAAAGGACGAGAGAAATCCAGGATAGAAAACTACAAGGATACACTGGTAGATCTTCATAGATTGAAGGGGATCTTTTGgggatcaaataaaataaaataaaataaaatattttgggGATAAATGGTCATCAAAAACAAGAAGGACCGAGGGGCAGTAAAAAAACAaatttaaaatgtctttattatgaTGGCATGTTTAACAGAATAACATC contains the following coding sequences:
- the LOC139394226 gene encoding uncharacterized protein; protein product: MNLTTLSCEEGSVHFAFLGAFMVKVEPTASDTCSAFLHYTMQEFFGALWLLQNPDKIREVLEKCPTEEWKHTKHLIPFLCGLLNERNTRLVNSLVPAEQIKKTSDWFFKEVVNTFLPSQTNQDHAEGGAPESEKDLLFLCQCLYEYQSTEACLLLLDKLDYHLDLSGEHLDPHQCCAVSYVTSQSAERKVGLDLNGCTVSDQGVRLILGSLKNVRHLGETQMDFTTLLGLRGKELHLPVQGERRVFERAEEVMKQSLERVNLCLHWDQRTVLSEALSKTILKCLPNINKLRFTHLQHQRGSPEKLETEEKAVLLDLCLQAALDHRETIHRTVNTLLSQFSVYQTERYDILLDLYSHVKYNRNQTARSILPSLNPLYQSASAVWSIDLSERKASLLLEVLKLQPEKKPVELKGWSDEESEVRSVLQCLPYISQLRFPPLKDNLERTKREKTFLLNLCLQAALHERGTIQTAVEKVLSLSEVYNNQKCDFLLDLYSHVKDYETQTGRSVLPVLQPVYQSASPAVWSIDLRKRNVSPLLEVLKLQPEKKPVELKGWSDEESEVRSFLQCLPYISQLRLNVGVAVKLSRLVMRIERGATSLTVPELSLVLKSSQTPERVLSRALSNVVSLLRLWKVQCLDLTDLWIQGHSLIALLCHQGPLSLRLNSETLQQLTVVVYEAQDKELTQWFLEKVGGDLTSCRMDWEVLLSLLQHSTHNITVDLRKNRLLEKNISDLLPFLGRVTLKRSSSSFVKSTIRQIYDRASECVSSLLSSSDHWINLNSRELDRVDCTALCFTLQHSHQVKVNLLWTSIPPGEIESILPLLDRVSQLSVDRRLLLSFLQCCAASQFQQGGPSSLPTAVWLLRSLHFRLDFSCSASVDLSVQDQEKALCLTTDHCKAINSVLKQNQHGTPLVQNQVQLILRDCEVEDRALRELLPILHIVKLSPSKALLLQLLDLVCEGIEEGLLRHAESLCRALDGELDLSETRLDLKACGSLALVLEHSEGLSELDLNHCQLTDHQLQPLITHLHKVQVLDLSHNDITDALTDRILQLVSTNTSIHTIRLFNNRIRNRTAFLTDERFEI